One genomic window of Anoplolepis gracilipes chromosome 5, ASM4749672v1, whole genome shotgun sequence includes the following:
- the Sturkopf gene encoding lipid droplet-associated hydrolase isoform X2: MPRLQHAYIHQMVIPSLPHMQSRLCVGETSNETTTKMRRSMINCNQVQTQVISEGRWIEEDPLPHSSKHLVLVITGNPGIPQFYESFIKAIKSRLTLDIPVWIIGHAGHVQPPCNLEIAMPGDEKWAECYSLTAQIQHKVEFIKKYVPQDAHLHIVGHSIGAWLVLNLLKNHDINGRIRKCYMLFPTIEYMAESRNGMYFCNFVSPIAPVLIFLSWIFTGIFPLSLQSFMIRMFGLFYGIPARSIKAVQEMLNPKVLGRIIKLGREEMKYVKEADHDTISKYTDKLWFYYGANDGWTPVKFYRNMVSKHPDLNAQLCQRGFQHSFVLKNDLDMGHIIGDLINEDSSS, encoded by the exons ATGCCTAGGCTTCAACATGCTT ACATTCATCAGATGGTTATTCCGAGTCTGCCACATATGCAATCTCGGCTTTGTGTTGGGGAGACGTCGAACGAG ACAACAACAAAAATGCGACGATCGATGATAAATTGTAACCAAGTGCAAACCCAAGTGATATCGGAGGGTCGTTGGATAGAGGAGGATCCGCTACCTCATTCCAGCAAGCACCTAGTGCTCGTTATTACTGGGAATCCAGGTATTCCACAATTCTACGAGAGTTTCATTAAGGCGATCAAATCGAGATTAACTCTGGACATACCTGTATGGATCATCGGACACGCTGGACACGTCCAACCACCGTGCAACTTGGAGATTGCTATGCCCGGTGACGAAAAATGGGCAGAATGCTATAGTTTGACAGCGCAGATTCAACACAAG gtagaattcattaaaaaatacgttCCACAGGATGCGCACCTACATATTGTTGGACATTCTATAGGTGCCTGGCTAGTgcttaatttattgaaaaaccATGACATTAATGGAAGGAtaagaaaatgttatatgtTGTTTCCTACGATAGAATATATGGCAGAGAGCCGTAATGGAATGtacttttgtaatttt GTATCACCCATTGCACCAGTATTGATTTTTCTATCTTGGATCTTCACAGGAATATTTCCGCTCTCTCTACAATCATTTATGATACGTATGTTTGGTCTATTTTATGGTATTCCAGCCAGATCCATCAAAGCGGTTCAGGAAATGTTGAATCCAAAAGTCTTGGGtagaataattaaacttgGAAGAGAAGAAATGAAATATGTCAAAGAAGCTGACCATGATACTATATCAAAATACACTGATAAGCTTTGGTTTTATTATGGTGCCAATGATGGTTGGACTCCAGTGAAATTCTATAGAAATATGGTATCAAAACATCCTGATCTAAATGCTCAATTATGCCAACGCGGTTTCCAACATTCCTTTGTACTAAAAAATGACCTGGATATGGGACACATAATTGGCGATCTCATCAATGAAGATTCGAGCtcttaa
- the LOC140665578 gene encoding uncharacterized protein isoform X1, whose translation MSRLAGTFLLICLHAGYVYGMDCSFGESKTIWEKTLNICPGILDPSYKSYCCYDLANERTYCCDAEQFAVKTGLGIIVPVIIAAAIAIGLIVCCISCLCCSCCPWYRRRHQGTVYGILVAEVQPPVVQIIQPQTNLPPSYTSQAAPSQYVPYPTNSTEMPQPPPYNSEMYAKQAPYNPTYLPPSQ comes from the exons ATGTCGCGTCTCGCAGGAACATTCTTGCTGATTTGTCTGCACGCGGGATACGTTTATG gaatGGACTGTTCGTTTGGTGAGAGCAAAACTATTTGGGAGAAGACACTGAACATATGCCCGGGTATTTTAGATCCGTCCTATAAGTCTTATTGCTGCTATGATTTAGCCAATGAAAGGACCTATTGTTGCGACGCCGAGCAGTTTGCCGTGAAAACCgg ACTCGGTATTATCGTTCCCGTGATAATCGCCGCAGCTATAGCGATTGGATTGATAGTGTGTTGTATATCCTGTCTCTGCTGCAGTTGTTGCCCATGGTATCGCCGCCGTCACCAAGGCACCGTCTATGGAA TACTTGTTGCAGAAGTTCAGCCACCTGTAGTGCAAATAATTCAGCCTCAGACAAATCTTCCACCAAGTTACACCAGTCAAGCAGCTCCAAGTCAATATGTTCCATATCCAACGAATTCGACAg aaatgccACAACCCCCGCCGTACAACAGCGAGATGTATGCTAAACAAGCTCCGTACAACCCCACATATCTACCGCCATCGCAGTAA
- the Sturkopf gene encoding lipid droplet-associated hydrolase isoform X1, producing MPRLQHACDNLLHLCTVILQFFSCVIDIHQMVIPSLPHMQSRLCVGETSNETTTKMRRSMINCNQVQTQVISEGRWIEEDPLPHSSKHLVLVITGNPGIPQFYESFIKAIKSRLTLDIPVWIIGHAGHVQPPCNLEIAMPGDEKWAECYSLTAQIQHKVEFIKKYVPQDAHLHIVGHSIGAWLVLNLLKNHDINGRIRKCYMLFPTIEYMAESRNGMYFCNFVSPIAPVLIFLSWIFTGIFPLSLQSFMIRMFGLFYGIPARSIKAVQEMLNPKVLGRIIKLGREEMKYVKEADHDTISKYTDKLWFYYGANDGWTPVKFYRNMVSKHPDLNAQLCQRGFQHSFVLKNDLDMGHIIGDLINEDSSS from the exons ATGCCTAGGCTTCAACATGCTT GCGATAACTTACTGCATTTATGTACCGTTAtactgcaatttttttcatgtgtGATAGACATTCATCAGATGGTTATTCCGAGTCTGCCACATATGCAATCTCGGCTTTGTGTTGGGGAGACGTCGAACGAG ACAACAACAAAAATGCGACGATCGATGATAAATTGTAACCAAGTGCAAACCCAAGTGATATCGGAGGGTCGTTGGATAGAGGAGGATCCGCTACCTCATTCCAGCAAGCACCTAGTGCTCGTTATTACTGGGAATCCAGGTATTCCACAATTCTACGAGAGTTTCATTAAGGCGATCAAATCGAGATTAACTCTGGACATACCTGTATGGATCATCGGACACGCTGGACACGTCCAACCACCGTGCAACTTGGAGATTGCTATGCCCGGTGACGAAAAATGGGCAGAATGCTATAGTTTGACAGCGCAGATTCAACACAAG gtagaattcattaaaaaatacgttCCACAGGATGCGCACCTACATATTGTTGGACATTCTATAGGTGCCTGGCTAGTgcttaatttattgaaaaaccATGACATTAATGGAAGGAtaagaaaatgttatatgtTGTTTCCTACGATAGAATATATGGCAGAGAGCCGTAATGGAATGtacttttgtaatttt GTATCACCCATTGCACCAGTATTGATTTTTCTATCTTGGATCTTCACAGGAATATTTCCGCTCTCTCTACAATCATTTATGATACGTATGTTTGGTCTATTTTATGGTATTCCAGCCAGATCCATCAAAGCGGTTCAGGAAATGTTGAATCCAAAAGTCTTGGGtagaataattaaacttgGAAGAGAAGAAATGAAATATGTCAAAGAAGCTGACCATGATACTATATCAAAATACACTGATAAGCTTTGGTTTTATTATGGTGCCAATGATGGTTGGACTCCAGTGAAATTCTATAGAAATATGGTATCAAAACATCCTGATCTAAATGCTCAATTATGCCAACGCGGTTTCCAACATTCCTTTGTACTAAAAAATGACCTGGATATGGGACACATAATTGGCGATCTCATCAATGAAGATTCGAGCtcttaa
- the LOC140665578 gene encoding uncharacterized protein isoform X2, whose product MSRLAGTFLLICLHAGYVYGMDCSFGESKTIWEKTLNICPGILDPSYKSYCCYDLANERTYCCDAEQFAVKTGLGIIVPVIIAAAIAIGLIVCCISCLCCSCCPWYRRRHQGTVYGKVQPPVVQIIQPQTNLPPSYTSQAAPSQYVPYPTNSTEMPQPPPYNSEMYAKQAPYNPTYLPPSQ is encoded by the exons ATGTCGCGTCTCGCAGGAACATTCTTGCTGATTTGTCTGCACGCGGGATACGTTTATG gaatGGACTGTTCGTTTGGTGAGAGCAAAACTATTTGGGAGAAGACACTGAACATATGCCCGGGTATTTTAGATCCGTCCTATAAGTCTTATTGCTGCTATGATTTAGCCAATGAAAGGACCTATTGTTGCGACGCCGAGCAGTTTGCCGTGAAAACCgg ACTCGGTATTATCGTTCCCGTGATAATCGCCGCAGCTATAGCGATTGGATTGATAGTGTGTTGTATATCCTGTCTCTGCTGCAGTTGTTGCCCATGGTATCGCCGCCGTCACCAAGGCACCGTCTATGGAA AAGTTCAGCCACCTGTAGTGCAAATAATTCAGCCTCAGACAAATCTTCCACCAAGTTACACCAGTCAAGCAGCTCCAAGTCAATATGTTCCATATCCAACGAATTCGACAg aaatgccACAACCCCCGCCGTACAACAGCGAGATGTATGCTAAACAAGCTCCGTACAACCCCACATATCTACCGCCATCGCAGTAA
- the LOC140665578 gene encoding uncharacterized protein isoform X3 — protein MSRLAGTFLLICLHAGYVYGMDCSFGESKTIWEKTLNICPGILDPSYKSYCCYDLANERTYCCDAEQFAVKTGLGIIVPVIIAAAIAIGLIVCCISCLCCSCCPWYRRRHQGTVYGIQPPVVQIIQPQTNLPPSYTSQAAPSQYVPYPTNSTEMPQPPPYNSEMYAKQAPYNPTYLPPSQ, from the exons ATGTCGCGTCTCGCAGGAACATTCTTGCTGATTTGTCTGCACGCGGGATACGTTTATG gaatGGACTGTTCGTTTGGTGAGAGCAAAACTATTTGGGAGAAGACACTGAACATATGCCCGGGTATTTTAGATCCGTCCTATAAGTCTTATTGCTGCTATGATTTAGCCAATGAAAGGACCTATTGTTGCGACGCCGAGCAGTTTGCCGTGAAAACCgg ACTCGGTATTATCGTTCCCGTGATAATCGCCGCAGCTATAGCGATTGGATTGATAGTGTGTTGTATATCCTGTCTCTGCTGCAGTTGTTGCCCATGGTATCGCCGCCGTCACCAAGGCACCGTCTATGGAA TTCAGCCACCTGTAGTGCAAATAATTCAGCCTCAGACAAATCTTCCACCAAGTTACACCAGTCAAGCAGCTCCAAGTCAATATGTTCCATATCCAACGAATTCGACAg aaatgccACAACCCCCGCCGTACAACAGCGAGATGTATGCTAAACAAGCTCCGTACAACCCCACATATCTACCGCCATCGCAGTAA